A stretch of the Papaver somniferum cultivar HN1 chromosome 6, ASM357369v1, whole genome shotgun sequence genome encodes the following:
- the LOC113286677 gene encoding bet1-like protein At4g14600 translates to MANSGGLPSYGAVSHRSSARSGYNNNPDEIQLRIDPMNADLDEEVNGLRSKISLLKNVAQEIGDEARYQNDLISQLQMTVIKAQAGVKNNMRWINKKIIQNGSNHVFHVLLFVLLCFFVVYFLSKFSRR, encoded by the exons ATGGCGAATTCAGGCGGACTTCCATCCTACGGTGCTGTTTCTCACAGATCAAG tgcAAGATCGGGGTATAATAACAATCCAGATGAAATTCAGCTTCGAATCGATCCGATGAATGCTGATTTAGACGAAGAAGTTAATGGTCTCAGAAGTAAAATCTCCCTGCTCAAAAAC GTAGCACAAGAGATTGGGGATGAAGCTAGATATCAGAATGATTTGATTTCTCAACTG CAAATGACGGTGATTAAAGCGCAAGCAGGAGTGAAGAACAATATgaggtggataaataaaaagaTTATTCAAAATGGTTCGAACCACGTATTCCATGTACTCTTATTTGTGTTATTATGTTTCTTCGTGGTCTACTTCTTGTCCAAATTTTCTAGAAGATGA
- the LOC113286676 gene encoding uncharacterized protein LOC113286676 — MAQTHNLLPKPSKRSATPTRYMFRERLLFFLLGIAIAVVIFVAIASSSLSSRFTQSYVLILKQSNSSELISSMTTKLRQSVTFLPLKDLRYSQTNQDGHTWFMSSMYDTHEEGEVQYQQFPSNASKGRLLCIMGRDGHDGSWNSYALAFPDALPENATFYPGLTFISNNHYNYGNIWHGLSALFPFVAWHRRVGKCSLPARWILFHWGELRREMSVWLETLLKASFNGNVHIETFDGLRNDEPACFEEAVVMRHNEGGMSRERRIEAYDLLRCKARVYCKVPLERNGTQIGLTMFMRTGTRSFKNQSAVTRIFQRECVKAGGCKLQVADSGNLTFCEQVSLMSSTDILVSPHGAQLTNMFFMDKNSSIMEFYPKGWLKLAGIGQYVYKWIASWSGMKHQGAWRDPNPDPDLRKCEFPEDDRRCMTIYKDGMIGHNETYFTEWARNVLAEVKINKQDQSRNRILTGNKNKLQQLQASGCACG; from the exons ATGGCACAAACACATAATCTCTTACCCAAACCTTCAAAAAGATCTGCAACACCAACTCGTTACATGTTTCGCGAAAGactattatttttccttcttgGAATAGCTATTGCTGTGGTAATATTCGTTGCAATTGCTTCGTCTTCGTTGTCTTCCCGGTTTACTCAAAGTTATGTGTTGATTCTCAAACAATCCAATTCATCAGAGCTTATCAGTTCAATGACTACTAAACTACGTCAATCCGTTACGTTTCTTCCGTTAAAAGATTTGAGGTACTCCCAAACAAACCAAGACGGTCATACTTGGTTCATGTCTTCGATGTATGATACACATGAAGAAGGTGAAGTTCAGTACCAGCAGTTCCCATCAAACGCATCAAAAGGAAGATTACTTTGTATAATGGGACGTGACGGTCACGACGGCTCATGGAACTCTTATGCGTTGGCATTTCCTGATGCACTGCCAGAAAATGCAACATTTTATCCAGGATTAACATTTATTTCCAACAATCACTACAACTATGGTAATATTTGGCATGGGCTATCAGCCCTTTTTCCAtttgtagcttggcatagaagAGTCGGTAAGTGCTCGTTACCCGCACGGTGGATTTTGTTTCACTGGGGTGAACTTAGGAGGGAAATGAGTGTTTGGTTAGAAACATTGCTGAAAGCTAGTTTTAATGGTAACGTTCATATTGAGACTTTTGATGGGTTGAGAAATGATGAACCAGCTTGTTTCGAAGAAGCTGTTGTGATGAGACATAATGAAGGTGGGATGTCTAGGGAGAGAAGGATTGAAGCTTATGATTTGTTGAGGTGCAAAGCTAGAGTTTACTGTAAGGTGCCTTTGGAGCGAAATGGTACGCAGATTGGGTTGACGATGTTCatgagaaccggaacaagatcgTTTAAGAACCAGTCTGCGGTTACTCGGATATTTCAAAGAGAATGTGTGAAAGCTGGAGGTTGCAAGTTGCAAGTTGCCGACTCCGGTAATCTTACGTTTTGTGAGCAG GTAAGTTTGATGAGTTCTACAGATATCTTAGTATCTCCACATGGGGCTCAGCTGACAAATATGTTCTTCATGGACAAGAACAGCAGCATAATGGAATTCTACCCTAAAGGATGGCTCAAATTAGCAGGTATAGGGCAATATGTTTATAAATGGATAGCTAGTTGGTCCGGAATGAAACATCAAGGTGCATGGAGAGATCCTAATCCGGATCCTGACCTGCGAAAATGCGAATTCCCAGAAGATGATCGTCGTTGTATGACTATTTACAAGGATGGAATGATCGGTCACAACGAGACATATTTCACTGAATGGGCTAGAAATGTACTTGCTGAAGTGAAGATAAACAAACAAGATCAATCCCGAAACAGAATCCTAACTGGAAACAAAAATAAGCTACAACAACTTCAAGCAAGTGGATGTGCCTGTGGTTAA
- the LOC113290319 gene encoding uncharacterized protein LOC113290319, with protein MASRLRQSVAFLPLKDLRYAQTAHQGHTWFMSSMYDTHEEGEVQYQKFPSNASKGRLLCIMGRDGHDGSWNSYALAFPDALPENATLFRGLTFVSYNHYNYGNIWHGLSALFPFVAWHRRVGECSLPARWILYHWGELRRDMSVWLKTLLKASFNGQVHIETFDGLKNDQPACFEEAVVMRHNEGGLSRERRIEVYDLLRCKARAHCNVSLERTDSQIGLTMFMRTGARSFKNQSMVIEIFGRECAKVEGCRIKVAYSNNLTFCEQVSLMSSTDILVSPHGAQLTNMFFMDKNSSVMEFFPKGWLKLAGVGQYVYHWIASWSGMKHQGAWRDPYPDPDQPQCEFQEDDPRCMKIYKGAKIGYNETFFAEWATNVLSEVKKSKQDRSSSKTHLGMDNKLQQLHASGCACG; from the exons ATGGCGTCTAGACTACGACAATCCGTTGCGTTTCTTCCGTTGAAGGATTTGAGATATGCTCAAACAGCTCATCAAGGTCATACTTGGTTCATGTCTTCCATGTATGATACACATGAAGAAGGTGAAGTTCAGTACCAGAAATTTCCATCAAATGCATCAAAAGGAAGGTTACTTTGTATAATGGGACGTGATGGTCACGACGGGTCATGGAATTCTTACGCCTTGGCTTTTCCAGATGCCTTGCCAGAAAATGCTACACTTTTCAGAGGACTAACATTTGTTTCGTATAATCATTATAATTATGGTAATATTTGGCATGGGTTATCAGCCCTTTTTCCAtttgtagcttggcatagaagAGTCGGTGAGTGCTCGTTACCCGCACGATGGATTTTGTATCATTGGGGTGAACTAAGGAGGGATATGAGCGTTTGGTTAAAAACATTATTGAAAGCTAGTTTTAATGGGCAAGTTCATATTGAGACATTTGACGGGTTGAAAAATGACCAACCGGCTTGCTTTGAAGAAGCTGTTGTTATGAGGCATAATGAAGGTGGACTGTCTAGGGAAAGAAGAATCGAAGTTTATGATTTGTTGAGGTGCAAAGCTAGAGCGCATTGTAATGTGAGTTTGGAACGAACGGATTCACAAATCGGGTTGACAATGTTTATGAGAACCGGAGCAAGATCGTTTAAGAATCAGTCTATGGTTATTGAGATATTTGGAAGAGAATGTGCTAAGGTTGAAGGTTGCAGAATAAAAGTTGCTTACTCCAATAACCTTACCTTTTGTGAGCAG GTAAGTTTGATGAGTTCCACCGATATCTTGGTATCTCCGCACGGAGCACAGCTAACAAACATGTTCTTCATGGACAAGAATAGCAGCGTAATGGAATTCTTCCCGAAGGGTTGGCTCAAACTAGCTGGTGTAGGGCAATACGTTTATCACTGGATAGCTAGTTGGTCCGGAATGAAACATCAAGGTGCATGGAGAGATCCATATCCAGACCCTGATCAGCCACAATGTGAATTCCAAGAAGATGACCCCCGCTGTATGAAGATTTACAAAGGTGCAAAGATCGGTTATAATGAGACGTTTTTCGCTGAATGGGCTACAAATGTACTTAGTGAAGTGAAAAAGAGCAAACAAGATCGTTCCTCAAGTAAAACTCATTTGGGGATGGATAATAAGCTGCAACAACTTCATGCAAGCGGATGTGCTTGTGGTTAA
- the LOC113290320 gene encoding F-box protein At5g07610-like: MNSNQILRIEQSCNGLLLCCGPYPSSHTGTRYIYNPSTRHYRTIPPPPQYQKELSWEDWFEFQFYLAFSPQKSPNYEIACVWSTDHKTHMYKIAIYSSETCSWRLVYHIFRIPSYRGFYWNGCLNWIKSGIHTLVYFDIAQQVLKSSPFSDEMDKYSSTVEYYGECMGHLYLILRDKASTSNCFNVFEMEIDYSGWKPISRVDLGELANQYGSGVSISYLYYRILKVFVEGEGDEDELKALILLPYEIISYNLKKESFNKICDYPVDRYVHYSQHDYIGSFANV; this comes from the coding sequence ATGAACAGCAACCAGATTTTACGTATTGAACAATCTTGTAATGGTCTTCTTTTGTGCTGCGGGCCTTACCCTAGTTCTCATACCGGAACTCGCTATATTTACAATCCTTCCACAAGACATTACAgaaccattccaccaccacctcaGTACCAAAAAGAACTCAGTTGGGAGGATTGGTTTGAATTCCAGTTCTATTTAGCTTTCAGTCCACAAAAATCACCTAACTATGAAATTGCATGTGTCTGGAGTACTGATCATAAAACTCATATGTATAAGATAGCAATCTATTCTTCGGAAACATGTTCATGGAGACTTGTTTATCATATCTTTCGTATCCCTAGCTACCGTGGTTTTTATTGGAATGGATGTCTGAATTGGATCAAGTCGGGCATCCATACTTTAGTTTACTTTGATATTGCTCAGCAAGTACTAAAAAGTTCACCCTTTAGCGATGAAATGGATAAATATAGCTCTACAGTAGAGTATTATGGAGAGTGCATGGGTCATTTGTATCTTATTTTACGTGACAAGGCGTCAACATCCAATTGCTTCAATGTCTTTGAGATGGAGATAGATTACAGTGGGTGGAAACCTATATCTCGAGTAGACCTTGGAGAATTAGCAAATCAGTATGGGAGTGGTGTTTCCATTAGTTATTTATATTACCGGATATTAAAGGTATTTGTTGAAGGAGAAGGTGATGAAGATGAATTGAAGGCGTTGATACTTTTACCTTACGAGATTATCTCTTACAATCTCAAAAAAGAGAGCTTCAACAAGATTTGTGATTATCCAGTGGATCGGTATGTTCACTATTCACAACATGATTATATTGGATCCTTTGCTAATGTTTGA
- the LOC113285338 gene encoding mitochondrial pyruvate carrier 1-like, whose translation MTAERFRAFVNSPMGPKTTHFWGPVSNIGLLASAVADIQKTPDLISGNMTVALFGYSCSFMRFAWMVRPRNYMLLACHTCNASLQFYQLSRWAKHHG comes from the exons ATGACAGCAGAAAGGTTTCGCGCGTTCGTGAATAGTCCCATGGGGCCTAAAACAACTCACTTTTGGGGTCCTGTTTCAAACATCGGTTTGCTTGCTTCT GCAGTGGCTGATATACAGAAAACCCCAGACTTGATATCCGGGAACATGACCGTAG CATTGTTTGGGTATTCATGTTCGTTCATGAGATTCGCGTGGATGGTACGACCTCGCAACTATATGCTCTTAGCATGTCATACCTGCAATGCATCGTTACAGTTTTATCAGCTCTCTCGTTGGGCTAAACATCACGGGTAA
- the LOC113286678 gene encoding serine/threonine-protein kinase PEPKR2-like, with protein MEMLTKKRKGIEPRDESSFEIPEILSRTRKSPASLSIAGSHFSLEDCSRSKKKYKEGLDTTRTDVGGEGKKSRLPGVATAPASGSSISDSHGRGHKRKIGCIESGMKLRRKKKIEQEYVLGKEIGLGKYGCVRLCKSKIDGGDFACKTLKKGEETVHREVEIMQHLSGHPGVVALTAVYEDTESFHLLMELCSGGRLLDQMVRERQYSEQRAANVLKELMLVVKYCHEMGVVHRDIKPENILLTTAGKMKLADFGLAMRVSHGQTLSGVVGSPAYVAPEVLVGNYSEKVDIWSAGVLLHALLIGVLPFKGESLEKVFEAIKKVELDFETGVWESISRPARDLIGRMLTRDVDARLTADQVLRHPWIIFYTERTLKTLSIKSKLRAGKPSNGVLEPQDSLERARLTINALCLNSDSNTRNHVSSASVDSSSDQKSEEQDECGLVDALAVAISRVSLSEPKRSRLCGPNHPIMKQECSSNMQSNNLCKAF; from the exons ATGGAGATGTTAACGAAGAAGAGGAAAGGGATAGAACCGCGTGATGAATCGTCATTTGAAATACCCGAGATTTTGAGTAGGACGCGTAAATCACCGGCTTCGTTGTCGATTGCTGGATCGCATTTTTCGTTGGAAGATTGTTCTAGGAGTAAGAAGAAGTATAAGGAAGGATTGGACACGACAAGGACGGATGTCGGTGGGGAAGGTAAGAAGAGTAGATTACCTGGGGTTGCTACTGCGCCTGCGAGTGGGAGTTCGATATCGGATTCGCACGGGAGAGGGCATAAGAGGAAGATTGGGTGTATAGAGAGTGGGATGAagttgaggaggaagaagaagattgagcAGGAGTATGTATTGGGGAAGGAGATTGGGTTGGGTAAATATGGCTGTGTGAGATTGTGTAAGAGTAAGATTGACGGAGGGGATTTTGCTTGTAAGACTTTGAAGAAAGGGGAGGAGACTGTACATAGAGAGGTTGAGATAATGCAGCATCTGTCCGGGCATCCTGGGGTTGTGGCATTGACCGCCGTGTACGAGGATACTGAGTCGTTTCATCTGTTGATGGAATTGTGTTCTGGTGGGCGATTGCTTGATCAGATGGTGAGAGAAAGGCAGTATTCGGAGCAACGGGCTGCTAATGTGCTCAAAGAGTTGATGTTGGTGGTTAAGTATTGTCATGAAATGGGTGTGGTTCATCGAGATATAAAGCCTGAGAATATACTCCTCACGACAGCAGGAAAGATGAAGCTTGCGGATTTTGGATTAGCCATGAGGGTTTCACATG GCCAGACATTGTCTGGTGTGGTAGGTAGCCCAGCTTATGTTGCTCCTGAAGTTTTGGTTGGGAATTATTCTGAAAAAGTGGATATCTGGAGTGCTGGTGTACTTCTTCACGCCCTTTTGATTGGCGTTCTTCCGTTCAAGGGTGAGTCGCTGGAAAAAGTGTTTGAGGCAATCAAGAAAGTGGAACTCGATTTTGAAACCGGAGTATGGGAGTCTATATCTCGACCAGCTCGTGATTTAATTGGACGAATGCTCACCAGGGATGTCGATGCTAGGTTAACTGCAGACCAAGTTTTAA GACACCCATGGATTATATTCTATACAGAGCGGACTTTGAAGACactatcaatcaaatcaaaattgaGAGCTGGTAAACCCTCTAATGGAGTCCTTGAACCACAAGATTCATTAGAGAGAGCGAGGCTCACAATCAATGCACTGTGTCTCAATAGCGACTCAAATACTCGTAATCATGTTTCATCAGCATCAGTAGATAGTAGTTCAGACCAGAAGTCAGAAGAACAAGATGAGTGTGGTTTGGTTGATGCACTGGCAGTGGCAATCTCACGCGTGAGTTTATCTGAACCAAAACGTAGCAGACTCTGTGGACCTAATCATCCTATAATGAAGCAGGAGTGCTCATCTAACATGCAGTCTAACAATCTCTGTAAAGCATTCTGA